GAAAGGGGGTTGAAAGTGTGAAATAAAGCGAAGAGAGCAAGTTAATCTTTTCGTATTTATAGGTTTTAATAGTAGTATTTTATCAAGCGCTTGAAATAGAGGTGTAGCTCTAATCTCAAGCGCTTTTATGTTTTAATCCCTTTTAATGATTAATTCTTCTGTAATAAGAAAGTTGTCGCCTTCAAGTTTTAGAAAATATATTCCTTCGTTAAAGTTGTTAATATTGATTCGCTTATTCTTTAACTCGTTTTTGATGAGTAATTGGCCCGCATTGTTGAAAATGGAATACTCCAGTGGTATGTCAATATTTATAAAAATAATGTCATTAGCTGGATTGGGATAAAATATTGTTTTCTTTTGAATTTCAGTTATTGCGCTGTTTTGAGCGTTATTTTTTTTTCTGCTGGCGTTGCCATTGCTGTAATTGTGAAGCCCTAAATTGCTGGAGTAGTTGGAACTTTTCGCAGTCCACTCTGATGATTTGTTAAAGCTGGTATTTCCATCTGTAATGTCGCTATTTCTGATCAAAGTAACATCTTTACCAAAATATGAGCTTCCTCCATTGAAATTTCCTACGATGTCAATCAATTGATTATTGTAGAATAGACCTATAGGATCATTGCCATTGAATGATATCATCGCACCAGTGCTTGTTTCATCCGCTTTGTTTCTTATAGTGGATGTTGCGCTTGAATGAGAGATAACAAATGTTTTGTCATGAGCTAAAGTGCCTGATAAGCTATAAGTCCCAGACCAGCTTCCACTGCCATTAATTTGTTTTTTCAGTGAATAGTCGGACAGGTCTACATTGTCGCCAGTGAGGTTGACGATTTCTATTGCTTTGTTGTAACTGGATCCTTCAATATATTCTGAGATAAAAAGCTGGTTTGAAGTCCCTGAATTTGAACCGCCACTGTTATTGCCAAATCTATTTTCCGCTTGAGGGCCTCCCCAAATCGCTGTTGCAAAAGCTGGATTATCTATAAATGGATTTCGATTTCCTTGAAGGTTTTCTAGGATTGGGTTTCTTTGGAGCTCGTATTCAGATACAGGGTCTTCGGCATTCCATTCCAGAAACAAAGCGATCATTTTATTATCGTTGCTTACTGTTTGACCGATACCTACATTTGAAGGCAAGCATCTATTGCCGTATCTTAAGTACATGTACATGATCATTCTGGCTACATCGCCTTTCCATTCATCTCCAGGGTACCAATATGTATTTACGACTCCCGAGTTTCCGCTCCCGTCAGCGAATTTTCGACTGCCTCGAGTGCTATTCATTCGAGTATCAGAGGCTCTAAGATTGTGAGCGTCAGCTCCGGCTCCGCTAGTTCCTAGGTTAGGATTGGCTAAAGACTTAGGGTACACATGCTCTCTGTTCCAGTCAGTGGATCCTCCACCGTTGTCATTTTTGCTTCTTGTTCTGTCATTTTTGGTATCAGAGTCATAGTCATTGTAACCATAAATCAAGAATACCTTTGAAGATGTCGAACTGGTAAGGTCTGTTGATTTCAAAGCATTCCAAACACCCGGTGTATAGGACAGGTTTGTTGTATGTGTTGAAGAGATTTTGTTTGCAAGTTCATATTTAAGGCTGAGTCCTGTAGCGTTGATGTTTACATCATCGTAATAACTTGGAACTTGCGCTAAAGCGCCGAAATTAATGGCCAGAAAGAGGATGAATAGAAATTGTTTCATGATAAATGAAAGTTTAAAATGTTTAAATGTGGTAAAAGCTTAGTGCAGAGCTTGTTGGCTCTATGATGCAATTAAACAAACCTTCATTATTTGAATATTACTGTGGTGGCTGACAATGTGTTTATTTGGTCATTTGATTGTTATTAGAAAAAGTAGTGTTTATTAAATGATATTATTTTGAAAAATAGATTATTTCTTTTTAGCTCTTGGGCTTGATGATGCCATTTTTCGGGATTTTCCAGTTGCTTGAGAGATAGCTTCGAGAGGGGTTGAACGTTCTTTTTCCACATCTTTGGCGAGTGCGATTAAAGTAGAGAATGTCATGTTGGTTTCTTCATTCCATCTGAGCAATTGATCACCGCTGAAGCTTGCGGAAGCCAGCACAGTGTCAAACGTTGGAAAGCGCATGGCTCTTAATTTTCTTTCAAGTGGCAAAGGATGGTGTTTTATGGTGGTCATTACCGCTTTTGAAGTGG
The Aureibacter tunicatorum DNA segment above includes these coding regions:
- a CDS encoding endonuclease — translated: MKQFLFILFLAINFGALAQVPSYYDDVNINATGLSLKYELANKISSTHTTNLSYTPGVWNALKSTDLTSSTSSKVFLIYGYNDYDSDTKNDRTRSKNDNGGGSTDWNREHVYPKSLANPNLGTSGAGADAHNLRASDTRMNSTRGSRKFADGSGNSGVVNTYWYPGDEWKGDVARMIMYMYLRYGNRCLPSNVGIGQTVSNDNKMIALFLEWNAEDPVSEYELQRNPILENLQGNRNPFIDNPAFATAIWGGPQAENRFGNNSGGSNSGTSNQLFISEYIEGSSYNKAIEIVNLTGDNVDLSDYSLKKQINGSGSWSGTYSLSGTLAHDKTFVISHSSATSTIRNKADETSTGAMISFNGNDPIGLFYNNQLIDIVGNFNGGSSYFGKDVTLIRNSDITDGNTSFNKSSEWTAKSSNYSSNLGLHNYSNGNASRKKNNAQNSAITEIQKKTIFYPNPANDIIFINIDIPLEYSIFNNAGQLLIKNELKNKRININNFNEGIYFLKLEGDNFLITEELIIKRD